From the Fulvia fulva chromosome 2, complete sequence genome, one window contains:
- a CDS encoding Vacuolar protein sorting-associated protein 55, with the protein MAGLKTIIVLSFILAIGFLLVILSSALFKNYLTLLVVATYVIAPVPNWICGKAQQQDDFMDNSGNSIVELGRFLTGFLVVMGIALPVVLAHCDQIQIPAMVMSIVGGLLIYGTIISFTMFFREQEEF; encoded by the exons ATGGCAGGTCTCAAGACCATAATCGTGCTATCCTTC ATCCTTGCGATCGGCTTCCTCCTAGTGATCCTCTCCTCAGCCCTCTTCAAGAACTACCTCACACTTCTCGTCGTCGCAACCTACGTGATCGCACCCGTGCCGAACTGGATATGCGGCAAGGCACAGCAGCAAGATGATTTCATGGACAACTCAGGCAATAGCATTGTGGAGCTAGGGAGGTTTCTGACAGGTTTCTTGGTGGTTATGGGAATTG CACTGCCTGTAGTACTGGCACATTGCGATCAGATTCAGATCCCAGCGATGGTCATGAGCATCGTCGGTGGATTGCTGATCTATGGCACCATCATCAGCTTTACCATGTTCTTCCGCGAGCAAGAAGAGTTTTAG
- a CDS encoding Phosphatidylinositol N-acetylglucosaminyltransferase gpi3 subunit yields MPYNIAMISDFFYPQPGGVESHIYHVSSKLIDRGHKVIIITHAYHNPTRTGIRYLTNRLKVYHLPHWVVYRSTTFPTVFSSFPHLRQIFIREQIQIVHGHASLSNLCHEGLLHARTMGLHTVFTDHSLFGFSDAASILANKLLKFSLSDVGHVICVSHTCKENTTLRASLNPLAVSVIPNAVVPSNFRPLQSHEAQGFLQSDKGALLPPPPDPSKPVGPGDPITIIVISRLFYNKGTDLLISALPLLLRRHENLRFIIAGSGPKAIDLEQTLDSLPQQLVYTPSGQSRVKLLGSIRHEEVRDVMIRGHLLLSTSLTEAFGTVLVEAASCGLMVVATRVGGVPEVLPSNMTVFVLPEVEDVVRGVTEAVGLLTSRTVRRDKFHDLVKNMYSWSDIARRTERVYDLITGHPPATDNQGFYDGDWNNYGPPSQGSNALMDRLKRYYGCGVWAGKLFVIVVVIDYLIYCLLEIVYPRDGIDICKAWPAIPSTFEEEGLVNGEVERFGTIGQGRRIRREPDFAVHD; encoded by the exons ATGCCTTACAACATAGC TATGATCTCTGACTTCTTCTACCCACAACCAGGTGGCGTGGAAAGTCACATCTACCATGTTTCCAGT AAACTCATCGATCGTGGTCACAAGGTCATCATAATAACGCACGCGTACCACAACCCCACAAGAACTGGGATACGATATCTTACAAATCGGCTCAAGGTCTACCACCTACCACATTGGGTTGTCTACCGATCGACTACGTTCCCGACTGTCttctcctccttcccgcaCTTACGGCAGATTTTTATCCGGGAACAGATTCAGATCGTCCACGGTCATGCCTCGCTGAGCAATTTGTGTCACGAAGGACTCCTTCACGCAAGGACCATGGGTCTGCACACGGTCTTCACAGACCACAGTCTATTCGGCTTCAGTGATGCAGCCAGCATACTGGCTAACAAACTGTTGAAGTTCAGCTTGAGTGACGTTGGCCATGTCATATGCGTCAGTCATACTTG TAAAGAGAACACCACTCTTCGAGCTTCTCTGAACCCGCTGGCTGTATCCGTCATACCCAACGCAGTAGTGCCCAGTAACTTCCGACCACTCCAGTCGCACGAAGCTCAGGGCTTTCTGCAAAGTGACAAAGGGGCGCTCCTGCCTCCTCCACCGGACCCGAGCAAACCAGTGGGACCCGGCGATCCAATCACGATTATCGTCATCTCACGTCTCTTCTACAACAAAGGTACAGATCTTCTAATATCTGCATTACCATTGCTGCTGCGACGACACGAGAACTTGCGATTCATCATTGCAGGCTCTGGGCCGAAAGCTATCGATCTAGAGCAGACGCTGGATTCTTTGCCTCAGCAGCTGGTATATACCCCATCTGGTCAAAGTCGCGTCAAACTCTTGGGTAGTATCCGACATGAGGAAGTCCGAGATGTGATGATTCGTGGCCATCTACTCCTCTCCACATCTCTGACGGAAGCATTCGGCACTGTCCTGGTCGAAGCCGCGTCTTGCGGCCTCATGGTTGTTGCGACACGAGTGGGCGGAGTGCCAGAGGTCTTGCCAAGCAACATGACAGTTTTTGTGCTCCCAGAGGTCGAAGACGTCGTCCGAGGCGTTACTGAAGCCGTTGGACTGCTCACTTCTCGGACAGTGCGCCGCGACAAATTTCACGACCTGGTCAAGAACATGTACTCTTGGTCCGACATTGCACGACGAACAGAGCGTGTATACGACTTGATTACCGGACACCCGCCCGCAACTGACAATCAAGGCTTCTATGATGGAGATTGGAACAACTATGGACCACCTTCGCAGGGCAGCAACGCTCTCATGGATCGGCTGAAAAGATATTATGGCTGTGGAGTGTGGGCTGGCAAGCTGTTTGTCATTGTGGTGGTGATCGACTACCTCATCTACTGTCTCTTGGAGATCGTGTATCCCAGAGACGGGATCGATATATGCAAGGCGTGGCCCGCGATACCGTCAACATTCGAGGAAGAAGGTCTTGTTAATGGCGAGGTCGAGCGTTTTGGAACTATCGGTCAAGGAAGAAGGATAAGGAGAGAGCCGGACTTTGCTGTGCATGACTGA
- a CDS encoding Metal tolerance protein 3 has product MVGKRAINTKEREQPRRTHTGNRRPVSSASRNSGRDDLESGLRNRPNGFANGNASRHDARPRPDAVNRKPKPDVWRFKDAAKTALEDRRREELKNTLLESVDRNELEQFRKSDEELKEIKNKKVRRFYEEQNDRLNDWLEVDAIVMAVADDVLESMDPDPDNDGDQERGGGIQAVQGNIHELLPEDEKEKRNKAEKRAKIAINVNVVANIILLIGKIVAAFSSGSLSLIASLTDSALDLLCTLIVWTTNKLVSWRLSFLNKKFPVGRKRLEPLGILVFSIIMVISFAQILQESVEKIMPLKGTAEKLPAIAIGALVATVVVKGVIWFGCIPIKTTQVQALAQDCKTDVIFNTLSLLFPVIGYYADAWWLDPVGAGLLSLFIIYDWGETCFENVIRLSGQAANEKLQKKLMYLAYRFSPVVDGFKSVVAYHAGDGIWVEYDVLLPADTKLYRSHDIAETLQYCCEGLDEVDRAFVTMDYSVTGPVGHAADAERA; this is encoded by the coding sequence ATGGTTGGAAAGCGTGCCATCAACACCAAGGAACGGGAACAACCACGTCGAACGCACACCGGTAATCGACGGCCTGTGAGCTCCGCGAGCCGGAACAGCGGACGAGATGATCTGGAGAGCGGACTGAGGAACAGACCTAATGGATTCGCCAATGGCAACGCGAGTAGACACGATGCGAGACCTCGTCCTGATGCCGTCAATCGCAAGCCTAAGCCTGATGTCTGGAGGTTCAAAGATGCGGCCAAGACCGCGCTGGAAGATCGCAGGAGAGAAGAGTTGAAGAACACACTGCTGGAAAGCGTGGATCGCAATGAGCTGGAGCAGTTCAGAAAGTCGGATGAGGAGCTGAAGGAGATCAAGAATAAGAAGGTCAGGAGGTTCTACGAAGAGCAGAATGATCGCTTGAACGATTGGCTCGAGGTTGATGCCATTGTCATGGCTGTTGCAGACGATGTACTGGAATCGATGGATCCGGACCCGGACAACGATGGTGATCAAGAGCGAGGCGGTGGCATCCAAGCCGTGCAGGGAAATATTCACGAGCTGCTCCCCGAAGACGAGAAAGAAAAGCGGAACAAAGCAGAAAAGAGGGCAAAGATCGCCATCAACGTCAATGTCGTCGCCAACATCATCCTCCTCATCGGCAAGATCGTCGCGGCCTTCAGCTCCGGCTCCCTTTCCCTCATCGCATCCCTGACCGACTCAGCGTTGGACCTCCTCTGCACCCTCATCGTCTGGACCACCAACAAACTCGTGTCCTGGCGCCTCTCCTTCCTCAACAAGAAGTTCCCCGTCGGTCGCAAGCGCCTCGAGCCTCTCGGTATTCTCGTCTTCAGCATCATCATGGTCATCTCTTTCGCGCAGATTCTACAAGAGTCTGTCGAGAAAATCATGCCTCTCAAAGGGACGGCCGAGAAACTGCCAGCAATCGCCATTGGCGCCTTGGTAGCAACAGTCGTGGTCAAGGGTGTCATCTGGTTTGGGTGTATACCTATCAAGACTACACAGGTGCAAGCACTGGCACAAGATTGTAAGACGGATGTAATCTTCAACACGCTCTCCCTCCTGTTCCCGGTGATTGGCTACTATGCAGACGCGTGGTGGCTTGATCCCGTCGGTGCTGGACTCCTCTCGCTCTTCATCATCTATGATTGGGGCGAGACCTGCTTTGAGAACGTTATTCGCCTCTCGGGCCAGGCCGCCAACGAGAAGCTGCAGAAGAAGCTGATGTATCTGGCGTATCGATTCAGTCCCGTTGTTGATGGATTCAAGAGTGTCGTGGCCTACCACGCGGGCGATGGCATTTGGGTCGAGTATGATGTGCTGCTGCCTGCGGACACGAAGCTCTACCGCAGCCACGATATCGCAGAGACGCTGCAGTATTGTTGTGAGGGCTTGGATGAGGTGGATAGAGCCTTTGTTACCATGGATTACAGCGTGACTGGACCAGTCGGTCACGCTGCTGATGCCGAGAGAGCGTAA
- a CDS encoding 3-ketoacyl-CoA thiolase, peroxisomal: protein MAAQRISSIASQLLPGQKPLDKITQQSPDDVVITLAIRTPLTKGRKGGLKDTSLDGIVFKLLQQVIHKSRIDPQMVEDICLGNVSDAKAAYYCRAAMLAAGFPVTTSGSSVNRFCSSGLKAVQDIANQIEHGDIDIGVALGAESMTAGGDRLERPFYDEILKANQDARDCMMPMGQTSENVGKDFDISRQKQDEYAAESYRRAEAAQKAGWFDDEIAPITVKLDGKDVTLTKDEGPRWGTTYESLSKIRPAFPDFGDRSTGGNSSQVTDGAAAIMLMRRSKALEIGQPILAKYVGATVAGLAPRIMGIGPSIAVPKLLTKYGLSIDDIDIVELNEAFASMAVYCRDTLKLDWNKMNVRGGAIALGHPLGCTGARQIVTGLSEARRQKKKILLTTMCIGTGQGMAGLFVNEQNV from the exons ATGGCAGCCCAAAGAATATCATCCATCGCCTCGCAGCTCCTGCCCGGCCAGAAGCCGCTCGACAAGAT CACACAGCAGAGCCCCGACGATGTCGTTATCACCCTGGCCATCCGAACGCCTCTCACCAAGGGCCGCAAGGGTGGTCTCAAGGACACATCCCTCGATGGCATCGTGTTCAAGCTCCTCCAACAAGTCATCCACAAGTCCCGGATAGACCCTCAGATGGTCGAGGACATCTGCCTGGGCAACGTCTCCGATGCAAAGGCAGCCTACTACTGCCGTGCCGCCATGCTCGCCGCCGGCTTCCCCGTCACCACCTCCGGCTCCTCCGTCAACCGCTTCTGCTCCTCCGGTCTCAAGGCCGTGCAGGACATCGCCAACCAGATCGAACACGGCGACATCGACATCGGTGTCGCCCTCGGTGCCGAGTCCATGACCGCCGGCGGCGATCGTCTCGAGCGCCCCTTCTACGACGAGATCCTCAAGGCCAACCAAGACGCCCGCGACTGCATGATGCCCATGGGTCAGACCTCGGAGAATGTTGGCAAGGACTTCGACATTTCTCGACAAAAGCAAGACGAGTACGCCGCAGAATCATACCGCCGTGCAGAGGCGGCGCAGAAGGCTGGCTGGTTTGACGATGAGATCGCTCCCATCACCGTCAAGCTTGATGGCAAGGACGTGACACTCACCAAGGACGAGGGACCAAGATGGGGCACAACATACGAATCGCTCTCCAAGATCCGACCTGCATTCCCAGACTTCGGTGACAGGAGCACTGGCGGCAACAGCTCGCAAGTGACTGATGGTGCCGCCGCCATCATGCTCATGCGCCGCTCCAAGGCCCTTGAGATCGGTCAGCCAATCCTCGCCAAGTATGTTGGCGCCACCGTTGCCGGTTTGGCTCCACGCATCATGGGTATCGGTCCGTCCATCGCTGTTCCAAAGCTCCTGACCAAGTACGGCCTCAGCATCGACGACATTGATATTGTTGAGCTCAATGAGGCTTTCGCCAGTATGGCCGTCTACTGCCGTGACACCCTCAAGCTCGACTGGAACAAGATGAACGTGCGAGGTGGTGCTATTGCGCTGGGTCACCCGTTGGGTTGCACTGGTGCGAGACAGATTGTGACTGGTCTCAGCGAGGCACGGCGGCAGAAGAAGAAGATTCTGCTGACGACCATGTGCATTGGTACTGGGCAGGGTATGGCAGGTCTCTTCGTTAACGAGCAGAATGTGTAG
- a CDS encoding putative proteasome subunit alpha type-6 codes for MFRNNYDNDSVTFSPQGRIFQVEYASEAVKQGSVVVGIVSKTHAVLVALKRNAEELSSYQRKIIPIDTHYGVALAGLASDARVLSNFMKQQSLASRLTYDRPILLSEITSRIGDRAQTNTQHYGKRPYGVGLLIAGVDAKGPHLFEFQPSGVTQEMVACGIGARSQMARTYLERNLDEFEGSSREELIKHALRALKDSLSQDKELTIDNTSLGVAGVDENFKLYEGQEIATWLETTFENKPEGGESMEVDS; via the exons ATGTTCAGAAATAACTACGACAACGACTCCGTCACTTT CTCTCCCCAAGGTCGCATCTTCCAAGTCGAGTACGCATCAGAAGCCGTCAAGCAAGGTTCAGTAGTGGTGGGGATCGTCAGCAAGACACATGCCGTCCTCGTAGCACTCAAG CGCAACGCAGAAGAGCTCTCGTCATACCAACGCAAAATCATCCCGATCGACACCCACTATGGTGTTGCTCTCGCTGGTCTCGCCTCCGATGCCCGTGTCCTCTCCAACTTCATGAAGCAGCAATCGCTCGCATCACGACTCACATACGACCGCCCCATCCTCCTCTCCGAGATCACATCCCGCATCGGCGACCGCGCACAGACAAACACCCAGCACTACGGCAAGCGACCTTACGGTGTGGGCCTCCTCATCGCGGGTGTAGATGCGAAGGGACCCCATCTCTTCGAGTTCCAGCCCAGCGGAGTGACACAAGAGATGGTGGCGTGCGGTATTGGCGCGAGAAGTCAGATGGCGCGGACATACTTGGAGCGGAACTTGGATGAGTTTGAGGGCAGCAGCCGGGAGGAGTTGATTAAGCACGCACTACGGGCGCTGAAGGATAGCTTGAGCCAGGACAAGGAGCTGACCATCGACAACACCAGCTTGGGTGTCGCTGGTGTTGACGAGAACTTCAAGCTGTACGAAGGACAGGAGATCGCAACCTGGTTAGAGACGACATTCGAGAACAAGCCAGAGGGTGGTGAGAGCATGGAGGTTGACTCGTAG
- a CDS encoding Acetyl-CoA hydrolase: MAASALLRSRVRRPSYLNKLAKAEDLIDLFPHTSYIGWSGFTGVGYPKKVPTALAEHVEKNGLQGKLKYNLFVGASSGAETENRWARNNMIERRAPHQVGKEIAKGINNGNISFFDKHLSMFPVDLMYGYYTKHKENNRLDVAIVEASAITEDGGIIPGASVGASPEIIQMADKIVIEVNTASPSFEGLHDITMTDLPPRRKPYLIMSPEDRIGTPHIPVDPERVVAIVESDYPDQTQPNSPEDENSRAIAAHLIDFLKHEVNHGRLPENLLPIQSGIGNIANAVVGGLASGGANFKNLKVWTEVLQDSFLDLFDSGNLDFATATSIRFSPDGFHRFYERYKDYAPKLLLRSQQVSNSPEIIRRLGVIGMNTPVEVDIYAHANSTCVMGSRMLNGLGGSADFLRSSKYSIMHTPSTRPSKTDPTGVSCIVPMCTHVDQTEHDLDVIVTEQGFADVRGMSPKERAREIIKKCAHPDYYPILKDYFDKAEFECLRKGWGHEPHLLWNAFDMHKHLNEHGTMKLPTWG, from the exons ATGGCAGCTTCAGCGTTGCTGCGAAGTCGCGTGAGACGACCTTCATACCTTAACAAGCTCGCCAAAGCAGAGGACCTCATCGACCTCTTCCCTCACACCTCCTACATAGGCTGGTCGGGCTTCACTGGTGTAGG CTACCCCAAGAAAGTGCCAACCGCACTCGCCGAGCACGTTGAGAAGAATGGCTTGCAGGGCAAGCTCAAGTACAACCTCTTCGTGGGAGCTTCGTCTGGAGCAGAGACCGAGAACCGTTGGGCACGCAACAACATGATCGAGAGGAGAGCTCCTCACCAAGTCGGCAAAGAGATCGCAAAGGGCATCAACAATGGCAACATCAGCTTCTTCGACAAGCACCTGAGCATGTTCCCCGTCGACCTCATGTACGGCTACTACACGAAACACAAAGAGAACAATCGCCTCGATGTCGCCATCGTTGAAGCCTCAGCAATCACAGAGGACGGCGGCATCATTCCCGGAGCGAGTGTCGGCGCATCTCCAGAAATCATCCAAATGGCCGACAAGATCGTCATCGAAGTCAACACGGCTTCCCCATCCTTCGAAGGCCTCCACGACATCACCATGACTGACCTCCCTCCACGAAGGAAGCCTTATTTAATCATGTCCCCCGAAGACAGAATCGGCACACCCCATATACCCGTAGATCCAGAAAGAGTTGTAGCAATCGTCGAAAGCGACTACCCAGACCAAACCCAACCCAACAGCCCCGAAGACGAGAACTCCCGCGCCATAGCCGCCCACCTCATCGACTTCCTCAAACACGAAGTGAACCACGGCCGCCTGCCCGAGAATCTCCTTCCCATCCAATCCGGAATCGGCAACATCGCCAACGCTGTTGTAGGAGGCCTCGCGTCCGGCGGTGCAAACTTCAAGAACCTCAAAGTTTGGACCGAAGTCCTGCAGGACTCATTCCTGGATTTGTTCGACAGTGGAAATCTCGACTTCGCCACAGCGACCTCTATCCGCTTCTCGCCCGATGGGTTTCACCGTTTTTACGAGCGGTACAAGGACTATGCTCCCAAATTACTGCTTCGCTCGCAGCAAGTCAGTAACTCCCCAGAGATAATCCGAAGACTCGGTGTCATCGGCATGAACACACCAGTTGAGGTCGACATTTATGCCCACGCAAACTCGACCTGCGTCATGGGATCCAGGATGCTGAACGGTCTAGGTGGGTCTGCCGACTTCCTACGAAGCTCGAAGTACTCGATCATGCACACGCCCTCGACTCGTCCTTCCAAGACCGACCCAACTGGTGTTTCCTGCATTGTTCCAATGTGCACACACGTGGATCAGACGGAGCATGATCTCGATGTGATTGTCACTGAGCAAGGTTTCGCGGATGTGAGGGGAATGTCGCCGAAAGAGAGGGCGAGGGAGATTATCAAGAAGTGCGCGCATCCGGACTATTATCCGATTTTGAAGGACTACTTTGACAAGGCCGAGTTTGAGTGTCTGAGGAAGGGATGGGGACATGAACCGCATTTGCTGTGGAACGCGTTTGACATGCATAAGCACCTGAATGAGCATGGGACGATGAAGCTGCCGACGTGGGGATAG
- a CDS encoding ATP-dependent RNA helicase dbp6 — MATLYKRYIPPKKPVVAESPASTLAVPKAQPAPVTEQKRKRERTEEEVAERKAKKLKKKGIDPATVTVPKKVEPELSAEQVEDVVPEPSNEAEPEVDVQDDAGPQPQGEFAHIKNAKKRHKLEKEARAARKAAQKAGVDIGTEATTVEASQGVHESTATTEPEQGESTVKQDRKKPRKRGPEEQTRDVADATQDEEVGTQGQYMDVDVSSKGINVVGDDQEAIDGTEPVPVSQAHDVAKPKKRGHKLENVLAGVQKEDAEEEEDEHLTKHASVISKFQKSAKRSMSLHEEESFEKLPAPPVVRDLELPAPERTPTPEFQNENEALPEWLAKPTIVPSDTKATFRDIGLRSEVCDRLTKLTFDEALPVQQTLLPILLQPGTPGSTFPPATEDIVPDVAVSAPTGSGKTIAYLLPIIEALRELHTPGELGALIIVPTRELVMQVAAVAESLAKGSDIRIGMSGSTGTFRDEQGKIISHGRRYDPAGYKTLVAKATAQLYPADDEAEVDTDGYIGAKEQQRIDDAVAGLVQHVPAYTSAVDILVATPGRLLEHINNTIGFSLVHLKWLVIDEADKLLDNQYEGFLESLNAELERPRTVEEQDARERYLRQKGRWEEWRERKIRKVILSATMTKDISKLTTLKLRRPQMVIVRGTEGEQQVIAGAEATEEDGVKQTADGFELPRTLVEYSIPVGDGAEKPLVAFELLRTRILRESDSKQSNESDSDAEPDSDDSSEVSSDSESDSESDSDVRDSSSSEDEIDTALMDPSRKRELANAATQSKMKAHQAARTSETDVPTVLIFTSRNESATRLSHLLKGIQPSWSRYITTLVKTTKPRIASKKSEPAIIVSTDRAARGLDSIAGRPITHVVQYDVPRSVESYVHHVGRTARAGRTGQAWTLVTRAEGKWFNETISGVKVNGIRRRMLVEQVKMRMQDDDIRQRYEEVLEGMKEEVYGGK; from the coding sequence ATGGCGACTCTCTATAAGCGATACATTCCGCCGAAGAAGCCAGTGGTCGCAGAGTCGCCTGCATCAACACTCGCAGTACCCAAGGCTCAGCCAGCGCCAGTCACCGAACAAAAGCGAAAGCGAGAAAGGACGGAGGAAGAGGTCGCCGAGCGCAAAGCGAAGAAGTTGAAGAAGAAGGGCATTGATCCTGCTACTGTTACTGTGCCGAAGAAGGTAGAGCCGGAACTTTCGGCAGAACAGGTGGAAGATGTTGTTCCCGAACCATCAAACGAAGCAGAGCCGGAGGTAGATGTCCAAGACGATGCAGGACCACAGCCTCAGGGCGAGTTTGCGCATATCAAGAATGCGAAGAAGCGGCATAAGCTAGAGAAGGAGGCAAGAGCGGCTCGCAAGGCTGCCCAGAAAGCTGGTGTGGATATTGGGACAGAAGCGACCACTGTCGAGGCTTCCCAAGGAGTACATGAATCGACAGCGACAACGGAGCCGGAGCAGGGCGAATCGACCGTGAAGCAAGATAGGAAGAAACCGCGAAAAAGAGGGCCCGAAGAACAAACGAGAGATGTTGCAGACGCTACACAGGATGAGGAGGTCGGCACTCAGGGACAGTATATGGATGTGGATGTGTCTTCAAAAGGGATAAATGTTGTAGGCGACGACCAGGAGGCCATAGATGGAACAGAGCCGGTACCCGTAAGCCAGGCTCACGATGTGGCTAAACCTAAGAAGCGAGGGCATAAGCTGGAGAATGTTCTGGCAGGAGTGCAGAAAGAGGACGCCGAGGAGGAAGAGGATGAACACCTCACGAAGCACGCTTCAGTGATCAGCAAGTTCCAGAAATCGGCAAAGCGATCCATGTCTTTGCACGAAGAGGAGAGCTTCGAAAAGCTACCGGCTCCACCCGTCGTACGAGATCTGGAGCTTCCTGCCCCAGAACGAACGCCGACGCCTGAGTTTCAGAACGAGAATGAGGCTTTGCCGGAGTGGCTTGCGAAGCCGACAATCGTGCCCTCAGATACCAAGGCTACCTTCAGAGACATAGGCCTGCGGTCTGAGGTTTGCGATCGATTGACCAAGCTCACATTCGACGAGGCACTACCGGTCCAGCAAACGCTGCTTCCCATACTCCTTCAGCCCGGCACCCCTGGATCGACGTTCCCTCCAGCAACCGAAGATATAGTGCCTGACGTTGCTGTCAGTGCACCCACCGGTAGCGGTAAGACTATCGCGTATCTTCTACCCATCATCGAAGCACTGCGAGAGTTGCATACACCTGGCGAACTTGGCGCATTGATCATTGTCCCGACCAGAGAGCTTGTCATGCAAGTCGCGGCCGTGGCCGAGAGCCTCGCCAAAGGTAGTGACATCCGCATTGGTATGTCGGGGTCCACCGGCACGTTCAGAGACGAGCAAGGCAAGATCATCAGTCATGGGCGGAGATATGACCCTGCAGGGTACAAGACTCTCGTTGCGAAAGCAACAGCCCAACTATATCCGGCTGATGACGAGGCTGAAGTGGATACAGATGGCTATATTGGTGCCAAAGAGCAGCAACGGATAGATGACGCCGTTGCTGGCCTTGTGCAGCATGTACCCGCTTACACCTCAGCAGTAGACATCCTCGTCGCCACTCCAGGACGTCTCCTCGAGCACATCAACAACACCATTGGCTTCAGCTTGGTACATCTCAAGTGGCTCGTGATCGATGAAGCTGACAAGCTTTTGGATAATCAGTACGAAGGATTTCTCGAGTCACTGAACGCTGAGCTGGAGCGTCCGAGAACGGTCGAGGAGCAAGATGCACGCGAGCGCTACCTACGTCAAAAAGGACGCTGGGAAGAGTGGAGAGAACGCAAGATACGCAAAGTTATACTTTCAGCTACCATGACCAAGGACATCTCGAAGCTTACTACGCTCAAGCTACGGCGGCCGCAGATGGTGATCGTTCGAGGCACTGAGGGCGAGCAGCAAGTGATTGCGGGTGCCGAAGCAACAGAAGAAGACGGCGTGAAGCAGACAGCAGATGGATTTGAGCTGCCGCGAACGCTAGTTGAGTACAGCATACCAGTTGGTGACGGCGCCGAGAAGCCACTGGTCGCATTCGAGCTTCTACGAACACGCATACTGCGGGAGAGTGATAGCAAACAGTCGAATGAGAGCGACTCAGACGCTGAGCCGGACTCCGACGACAGTTCAGAGGTCTCCTCAGACAGCGAAAGTGACAGCGAGAGTGATTCGGACGTCCGCGATAGTAGCTCGAGCGAAGACGAGATCGACACAGCACTCATGGATCCCAGTCGGAAGCGAGAACTTGCCAACGCCGCAACACAAAGTAAGATGAAAGCTCATCAAGCAGCGAGGACATCAGAAACGGATGTACCCACTGTCCTCATCTTCACGTCCCGCAACGAGTCTGCCACACGTCTTTCTCACCTCCTGAAAGGCATCCAACCTTCCTGGTCACGCTACATCACAACCCTTGTCAAGACAACCAAGCCACGCATTGCATCAAAGAAGTCCGAACCAGCAATCATTGTCTCTACAGATCGCGCCGCTCGCGGTCTAGATAGCATCGCTGGCCGTCCAATCACGCATGTCGTGCAATACGATGTACCGCGAAGTGTTGAAAGCTATGTGCACCACGTTGGTCGTACTGCCAGAGCTGGACGAACTGGTCAGGCATGGACGCTGGTCACGAGAGCTGAAGGGAAGTGGTTCAACGAGACGATTTCGGGTGTCAAGGTCAATGGCATCAGAAGGAGGATGTTAGTGGAGCAGGTGAAGATGAGGATGCAGGATGATGACATTAGGCAGAGGTACGAGGAAGTACTGGAGGGCATGAAGGAGGAGGTATATGGCGGAAAGTAG